DNA from Drosophila busckii strain San Diego stock center, stock number 13000-0081.31 chromosome 2R, ASM1175060v1, whole genome shotgun sequence:
aaatataaattataaatgtgttaatgttaatttgcaGTGAACGTCAGAGaaaaaacaagcaattaaAGAGCAAAGCACGTCAGGCACgttagcatttgctttgaattatGGAAAACAGcacaggcagcggcagcagcaacgccagtagcagcagcagcagcagctgtagcagcagcaatggctgTGCCGCTACTGCGCCTTCAATGCAACAACACAATGAGCAGCCGCAAACCAAGCGTCAAAAGATTGAGCAGCAAATACGTTTGGTGGGCGACAAGTCGCCACCGGATATACACGAGACGGCGCCCGATGTTATGGATGCCAAtggcaacaataaacagcaCCATTTATGCTCTTCACTTTCCTCCTCCTGCTCCACACATTCGctgtgcagcaacagcaacaacaattcaccCACAAATACGCCTGGCAGTTCGCGTGCCGCCAGCTATGCACAGCTACTGGGCGGCGTACAAAGCTTAGTCAACAacagcttgccacaaagcCAAACCAACgaagcagccagcagcgaTGAAGTCGATCGCGCGACACAGCTGTCCGAGTTGCTTATAGCCGCACAGCAGGCTCAAAAGGAAAGCACCAAGGTTCAGAGTTCATCAGCCAGCGATGACATGCTGGAGTTTGAGCAATCCCTTACACGCCAGTGTCTATGTGGCGTGTCGGAGCGCACGTTACGCAAACCCTTTCAATCCCACTACTCGCATGACTCGCAGGGACAGAAACGCATTGCCAAGCTGCGTGAATGGCCCACCAACAAACTGCTGCAGTTTCTTTCCAATCTACAACTGCTCTTTGACATCTATTTGAAACAGAACGCCAAGGGCTATATCTGCACGCGTATAATGGATGTCTGCGATGCGTTAATACGCAACGATCACAAGCTGATCGATGAGATTATTGTGCTGGCTGGCTATAATAATGCCTATGTGCAGTTCTTAGCTGGGCGTGTGCTGGCTGCATTTTTGGTcatagccaagcagcagctcaacgaTGAATGGCTGCAAAAGATTGTGGATCAGCTGTTCAACTATGAGCGCCTGGACAAGGCGGCGGTGCAGAAAATACACTTTAGCTTAGATATAATCAAACGCATTGTGGAGTGGAAGGATGTGGAACTGCATCCGCTGGATGATGATGCCTATGCAGCGGCCACTGTAGCAGCCGCGGACAGTGCGCCCGCTGCTGAAGCTTCCTTGAGCTATATGCACTTGCCTGtgcagcaacagtcgctggCTACCAACTACTTTGCGTTGCAATTTCGGGAAGCTACTGACAACGTCGAAGTGGTTGCTGACAGCGAACAGAAGTTctccaacaacagcagcagcagcataccCGCTAGCTATATGCCCGCCAGTGGTTGCCATGTCGTAGCGCTCAGTGACTCTGAGAGCTTTGATACCACGCACTTGAAGTGCATTACTATACAAAAGTTGGAGCACAAATGGCCAACGCTGGTGCAGCATATGTCGGAGCTAATGGCGCCAGCGCATCAGCAGAGCGCAGAGCACTGTGTGCTAAACTTTCTGCAGCTCTGGGAGAATATTATATCGGTGAAGGCAAATCTTTCCATAGACGAAACGCGCCCCTTCTATGCGCAACTGGAcaaatttgagctgctgctcaatcaCAATTTATCCTGCACgatttataagcaaatgttgtgtttgtttaacGAGGCATTGTGCTATGGCTCCACGCTGGCGCTGCAGGACATGCTGCCCGAGGAGACCTGCAAGCTGGCGCATCAGATTGTCTGTCATGTGCGTAACTTACGCATATTGGAGTCGCTGCCGCGTCGCCAACCAGAGAATATAGTGGGACTTATAGGCTATCATGGTGCGCCGCTGAACTATGCGGCAGGCGAGCTCTCCATGCCGCAGGCAGCTGCGTCTAGCAGCGCTAGCTTGGAGCTTGTGGAAATGGACAAGACTTTGCTGCAGAAAatggtgctgctggtgctcaAATCGATAGCGGTGACAGTTAAGGAGATACGCAGCGACTCTTCGGACTCATCCATAGATTCCAGCGACTATGACGCATTTCAGGACATACTGCTGATAGAGCGTTCCATACGCGACGTGCTGAGCAAATTGGAAACGTTTATAAAGCAAACGCTAGAGTTTCATCCGGAATGCCATTTTAGCAAAATTCTCATACACTTGTTTGACGATCAGGATGATCATTTGATAGAGGCCATGGTCTGCACTTTGGATGTCACCTCGGGCATTTCGTTTCGCAACAATGCCTTTCCGGAGCTGCTGGCCATGCTGAATCCCGTCTATACATTCCTGGAGTTTTTGAAAATGACTTCGAATAGCTCGGATCTATTGCTCGATCTGCTGGTGAGCAACGAAAcctgctttttgctttatctGCTGCGTCTGCTCAAATATATACGCATGAACTGGACGATGTTTGTGCACAGCTGTCATAGCTTTGGCCTGGGCAATGCCATGCTGGATGAAGCCATGGGCGTGCTCATACGGCTGCGTCTGCAAATATCAAGATTAGTTTCACGCCAGCTCTATCCGTACGATATATCGCCAGTGCTGCGATTGCTCGAGAGCTGCGAGAGTCTCTATGAGGGCAATGAGCTTAGTTAAAGTAGAATCAACCATATGCAACCACATGccttatgcaattaaaatacgtaatttattattatttgttttaaaattgaattagggttttttatacatatacatactatatattgtagctaaagaaaaaaaacactaGCACAAAATTGAATACAGAAAAGAAAGCTTGTAGATTTTGTCGCATATTTAGCATTTACTTATGGACTTCTGTTTAACTCTTATCTCAATctataatttaagttaaaaccTTGTGCTACAAagctaattgaaaacaatCAAATAACAATCCATTAAATTAGCCTAAGATTGTTTTAAATCTTGCCTTAAGTAGTAGTATTAGCATTTGTTTAAGTACGTTTCTGGTAAATACGGCTCATctgtgcaattaattaaatgcgtgtgtatattttaacttatttgaTTGCATGGGCGTAGTAGTAGtgactattttttatataagaatatatttaaaaatattaataaatttaatattttatgtttacaaTACTTAAAAAATACACCTAttgattaaaagcaaaacaaaactattttcaaacactataatttttttttaatttataaagtgATTTTACCACAATGAAGTAGGGTTTGGTTTCTTATCGATGTTAAGGTTATGTCACAGCGTAATTTTTCAATATCTTctgattatatttataaattgtagctAAAGCAGGAAAAAATTCCTTTAAATTCAAAACCTGATTTTGAATACGAATAAAATTTGGTTCAGCACAGTTTCCGGTACAA
Protein-coding regions in this window:
- the LOC108595472 gene encoding protein lines — encoded protein: MENSTGSGSSNASSSSSSSCSSSNGCAATAPSMQQHNEQPQTKRQKIEQQIRLVGDKSPPDIHETAPDVMDANGNNKQHHLCSSLSSSCSTHSLCSNSNNNSPTNTPGSSRAASYAQLLGGVQSLVNNSLPQSQTNEAASSDEVDRATQLSELLIAAQQAQKESTKVQSSSASDDMLEFEQSLTRQCLCGVSERTLRKPFQSHYSHDSQGQKRIAKLREWPTNKLLQFLSNLQLLFDIYLKQNAKGYICTRIMDVCDALIRNDHKLIDEIIVLAGYNNAYVQFLAGRVLAAFLVIAKQQLNDEWLQKIVDQLFNYERLDKAAVQKIHFSLDIIKRIVEWKDVELHPLDDDAYAAATVAAADSAPAAEASLSYMHLPVQQQSLATNYFALQFREATDNVEVVADSEQKFSNNSSSSIPASYMPASGCHVVALSDSESFDTTHLKCITIQKLEHKWPTLVQHMSELMAPAHQQSAEHCVLNFLQLWENIISVKANLSIDETRPFYAQLDKFELLLNHNLSCTIYKQMLCLFNEALCYGSTLALQDMLPEETCKLAHQIVCHVRNLRILESLPRRQPENIVGLIGYHGAPLNYAAGELSMPQAAASSSASLELVEMDKTLLQKMVLLVLKSIAVTVKEIRSDSSDSSIDSSDYDAFQDILLIERSIRDVLSKLETFIKQTLEFHPECHFSKILIHLFDDQDDHLIEAMVCTLDVTSGISFRNNAFPELLAMLNPVYTFLEFLKMTSNSSDLLLDLLVSNETCFLLYLLRLLKYIRMNWTMFVHSCHSFGLGNAMLDEAMGVLIRLRLQISRLVSRQLYPYDISPVLRLLESCESLYEGNELS